A genomic stretch from Bordetella sp. N includes:
- a CDS encoding DUF1365 domain-containing protein codes for MSRHSALYEGRVMHRRHLPHAHAFSYRMAQLYLDLDEVEDVFRDRWLWSANRPNVAEWRREDYLDGDGGLTLAEAVRARLRQAMDAVPTGPIRLLAHPRYAGYVFNPVSFYYCYEADGRTLAAIVAEITNTPWKQRHAIALPVAAAERRGDSLTWKFDKRFHVSPFMPMDCGYDWTLSDPADDLRVHMRVNRQDKAQFDAHLHLHRHELDGAALARLLWRFPLMTLQVIGAIHWQALRLWLKRNPIYDHPRTPNGEPK; via the coding sequence ATGAGCCGGCACAGCGCCCTTTACGAAGGCCGCGTGATGCATAGGCGGCATCTGCCGCACGCGCACGCCTTCAGCTACCGCATGGCGCAGCTTTACCTGGATCTGGACGAAGTCGAGGACGTGTTCCGCGACCGCTGGCTGTGGTCGGCCAATCGCCCCAACGTGGCGGAATGGCGGCGTGAGGACTATCTGGATGGGGACGGTGGCCTGACACTGGCTGAGGCCGTGCGCGCGCGGCTGCGGCAGGCAATGGATGCCGTGCCCACGGGACCGATCCGGCTGCTGGCGCATCCGCGCTATGCCGGCTATGTGTTCAATCCGGTCAGCTTCTACTACTGCTACGAGGCCGATGGCCGGACCCTCGCCGCGATTGTCGCGGAGATCACCAATACACCGTGGAAGCAGCGTCACGCCATCGCGCTGCCGGTGGCGGCCGCGGAGCGGCGCGGGGATTCCCTCACCTGGAAATTCGACAAGCGCTTCCACGTTTCGCCCTTCATGCCCATGGATTGCGGGTACGACTGGACTCTTAGCGACCCCGCCGACGACCTGCGCGTACACATGCGCGTGAACCGGCAGGACAAGGCGCAATTCGACGCTCACCTGCATTTGCACCGTCACGAACTGGACGGCGCCGCGCTGGCGCGCCTGCTGTGGCGCTTTCCCCTGATGACCCTGCAGGTCATCGGCGCCATCCACTGGCAAGCCCTGCGCCTGTGGCTCAAGCGCAATCCCATATACGACCATCCCCGCACGCCCAACGGAGAACCGAAATGA
- a CDS encoding NAD(P)/FAD-dependent oxidoreductase codes for MRIAIIGSGIAGLVSAWKLSVQGGHEVTLYEANDYLGGHTHTHAVEQDGRAYAVDSGFIVHNPINYPHFTALLDELGVASQPTTMSFSVHKQASPLEYNATTLDTLFCQRRNLLSPRFLGMVRDLLRFYREAPALLVGDEPGPTLGAYLEQRRYGAAFRDDHLIPMASALWSSPAERIMEFPARYLVRFMANHQMLQVSQRPEWRVVQGGSNSYIRAMRDRWNVRVRLQCPVSAVTRHAGGVTIASRNDREYYDQVVFACHSDQALALLSDPTPSEREVLGAITYQDNDVVLHTDTRLLPRQRKAWAAWNAYIPADRAAPCSVSYCMNLLQGLDSRLPYIVTLNRSEAIDPAHVLARMRYHHPVYTLESVAAQNRRREISGHHRTWYAGAYWGWGFHEDGVVSALDVVRGIQLLPDSVQVQSRVAA; via the coding sequence ATGCGTATCGCCATCATCGGGTCAGGCATTGCGGGATTGGTCAGCGCCTGGAAACTGAGTGTTCAGGGCGGCCACGAGGTAACGCTGTACGAGGCCAACGACTATCTGGGTGGCCATACGCATACCCATGCCGTGGAGCAGGATGGCCGTGCATATGCGGTGGACAGCGGCTTTATCGTCCATAACCCGATCAATTACCCGCATTTCACTGCCTTGCTGGACGAACTGGGGGTGGCCTCGCAGCCGACCACCATGAGTTTCTCGGTCCACAAGCAGGCCAGCCCGCTGGAATACAACGCCACCACACTGGATACGCTGTTCTGCCAGCGCCGCAATCTGCTGTCGCCGCGCTTTCTGGGCATGGTGCGCGACCTGCTGCGCTTCTATCGGGAAGCACCTGCCTTGCTGGTGGGCGATGAACCTGGACCAACGCTGGGGGCCTACCTTGAACAGCGGCGCTATGGCGCGGCTTTCCGGGATGATCACCTGATCCCGATGGCGTCGGCGCTGTGGTCGTCGCCGGCGGAGCGCATCATGGAATTCCCGGCGCGCTATCTGGTGCGCTTCATGGCCAATCATCAGATGCTGCAAGTCAGCCAGCGGCCTGAATGGCGCGTGGTCCAAGGCGGCTCGAACAGTTATATCCGCGCCATGCGGGACCGGTGGAACGTGCGGGTGCGCCTGCAGTGCCCGGTCAGCGCCGTCACCCGTCACGCCGGTGGAGTGACTATCGCTTCGCGCAATGATCGGGAGTATTACGATCAGGTGGTTTTTGCCTGCCATAGCGATCAGGCGCTGGCGCTGCTCAGCGATCCCACGCCCAGCGAGCGCGAGGTGCTGGGCGCGATCACCTATCAGGACAACGACGTGGTGTTGCACACCGACACCCGGCTGCTGCCGCGCCAGCGCAAGGCCTGGGCGGCCTGGAACGCCTATATCCCGGCCGATCGTGCGGCGCCCTGCTCTGTCAGTTACTGCATGAACCTGCTGCAAGGCCTGGATTCGCGGCTGCCCTACATCGTCACCCTGAACCGAAGCGAGGCCATCGATCCAGCGCACGTGCTGGCCCGCATGCGCTATCACCATCCCGTCTATACACTGGAATCCGTAGCCGCGCAGAATCGCCGGCGGGAAATCTCGGGCCATCACCGCACGTGGTACGCGGGGGCTTACTGGGGCTGGGGCTTCCATGAGGACGGCGTGGTCAGCGCTCTTGACGTGGTGCGCGGCATCCAGCTGCTTCCTGACAGCGTCCAAGTCCAGTCCAGGGTGGCCGCATGA
- a CDS encoding acyl-CoA desaturase: MPPESSSSTADVTGGIPARWTASVRRWVDTQAQHAPEGDLDRIDVARAVPFVLLHLGCLGVLWTGVSPVAGAVAVALYALRMFALTGFYHRYFSHRTFRTSRVMQLVFAVLGASCAQRGPLWWAAHHRHHHRHADDAQDLHSPDRHGFLWSHMGWFLTRRAFATDMARVPDLRNFRELRWLDRYDVAVPVVLALLCYGLGAVLERYAPGLGTNGFQMLVWGFFISTVVLFHATVTINSLAHRYGKRRYDTSDTSRNNAWLALLTFGEGWHNNHHFYPGSARQGFRAREIDITWYGLRLLAATGLIWDLKTVPAWVLARANDTTDPKE, from the coding sequence ATGCCTCCCGAATCAAGTAGCTCCACCGCAGACGTCACCGGAGGCATACCCGCTCGCTGGACCGCGTCGGTTCGGCGCTGGGTCGACACCCAGGCCCAGCACGCGCCGGAGGGGGACCTCGATCGTATCGACGTCGCCCGCGCCGTCCCTTTCGTGTTGTTGCACCTGGGCTGCCTGGGCGTGCTGTGGACGGGCGTATCGCCGGTCGCCGGCGCGGTGGCGGTGGCGCTTTATGCCCTGCGCATGTTCGCCCTGACGGGCTTTTACCACCGCTATTTCTCGCACCGCACTTTCCGCACGTCGCGCGTCATGCAGCTGGTCTTTGCCGTCCTGGGCGCTTCTTGCGCCCAGCGGGGGCCCTTGTGGTGGGCGGCGCATCACCGCCACCATCACCGCCACGCTGACGACGCCCAGGACCTGCACTCGCCAGACCGGCATGGCTTCCTGTGGAGCCATATGGGCTGGTTCCTCACGCGGCGCGCTTTCGCCACCGACATGGCCCGCGTGCCGGACCTGCGGAATTTTCGGGAGCTGCGCTGGCTGGACCGCTACGACGTGGCCGTGCCTGTGGTCCTGGCGTTACTCTGCTATGGCCTGGGCGCCGTGCTGGAAAGGTACGCGCCGGGCCTGGGGACGAACGGCTTCCAAATGCTGGTGTGGGGTTTCTTCATTTCCACGGTGGTGCTGTTCCATGCCACGGTCACCATCAACTCGCTGGCCCACCGCTATGGCAAGCGCCGCTACGACACGTCGGACACCAGCCGCAACAACGCGTGGCTGGCGCTGCTCACCTTCGGTGAAGGCTGGCACAACAACCACCATTTCTATCCGGGTTCGGCGCGCCAGGGCTTTCGGGCCCGTGAAATCGACATCACCTGGTATGGGCTGCGCCTGTTGGCCGCCACCGGGCTGATCTGGGATCTCAAAACCGTGCCGGCCTGGGTCTTGGCCCGCGCCAATGACACTACCGATCCCAAGGAATGA
- a CDS encoding ABC transporter ATP-binding protein, which translates to MTQLLQVSHIVKRFHSGGGFLGGKKKTVHAVNDVSFEVGRGQSLGLVGESGCGKSTVARMLLRLIEADEGSIVFDGQDLRTAGAAQLRTLRQRIQIVFQDPYASLNPRRTIRQTLAEPLFVHGMGDAAAIEAKITQTIQEVGLPVTALDKYPHEFSGGQRQRVGIARALVLDPQLIVADEPVSALDVSVQAQILQLLDRLKRERGLSFVFVSHDLGVIRHFCDTVSVMYLGRIIETGPTRQVLDAPRHPYSRVLRDSSPVPDPKARITLSRIQGEIPSPTNLPSGCTFHPRCANVQADCKARVPLLAAHTGLGAVACFHPLVPEPVASAPVSTTVTGTMT; encoded by the coding sequence ATGACGCAGCTTTTACAGGTCAGCCATATCGTCAAACGTTTCCACAGCGGTGGAGGTTTTCTGGGCGGCAAGAAGAAGACCGTGCACGCGGTCAACGACGTGTCCTTCGAAGTCGGCCGCGGTCAATCCCTGGGACTGGTCGGCGAATCCGGCTGCGGCAAGTCCACCGTGGCCCGCATGCTGCTGCGCCTGATCGAGGCCGACGAGGGCAGCATCGTCTTCGACGGCCAGGATTTGCGCACGGCCGGGGCGGCGCAATTGCGTACCTTGCGCCAGCGCATCCAGATCGTGTTCCAGGATCCCTACGCTTCCTTGAATCCGCGGCGCACCATCCGCCAGACCCTGGCGGAGCCGCTGTTCGTCCACGGCATGGGCGACGCGGCCGCCATCGAGGCCAAGATCACCCAAACGATCCAGGAAGTGGGACTGCCGGTCACCGCCTTGGACAAATATCCGCATGAGTTTTCCGGCGGACAGCGTCAACGTGTGGGAATCGCCCGCGCCCTGGTACTGGATCCCCAGCTCATCGTCGCCGACGAGCCGGTATCCGCCCTGGACGTGTCCGTGCAGGCGCAAATCCTGCAGCTGCTGGATCGATTGAAACGCGAGCGGGGCCTGTCCTTCGTTTTCGTCTCCCACGATCTGGGCGTGATTCGTCATTTTTGCGACACCGTCAGCGTCATGTACCTGGGTCGCATCATCGAGACCGGTCCCACACGCCAGGTCCTGGATGCTCCCCGCCATCCCTACAGCCGTGTCCTGCGCGACTCGTCACCCGTCCCGGATCCCAAGGCGCGCATCACCCTGTCCAGGATTCAGGGCGAGATCCCCTCGCCGACCAATCTGCCGTCGGGCTGTACCTTTCATCCCCGCTGCGCCAACGTGCAGGCAGATTGCAAGGCGCGCGTGCCGCTGTTGGCGGCGCATACCGGGCTGGGGGCCGTGGCATGTTTCCATCCGCTGGTCCCTGAGCCTGTCGCATCTGCTCCAGTCTCGACCACCGTCACTGGGACAATGACTTAA
- a CDS encoding ABC transporter ATP-binding protein — MKDRNVSPDSDSAVLELRDLRTEFRIGGKWHAAVRDVSLNVKRNETLAVVGESGSGKSVTALSILRLLPAAGARHGGGQILLEGRDLAVLPEKQMARLRGDALAMIFQEPMTSLNPTMRVGDQIAEAIRQHRKLSNKEARAEALQALEEVKIPAAATRYDDYPHQFSGGMRQRVMIAMALACKPKVLLADEPTTALDVTIQAQILSLLAELKTVRGMAVVFITHNLGVVAQIADRVAVMYAGEVVETADVDTLFANPTHPYTEALLRAMPRVDTDAASLDPIPGSVPAITAIPAGCAYAPRCPLRQPACEEVRPVLNDIGGGHAVRCLVRAPAPLLAKVPA; from the coding sequence ATGAAAGACAGGAATGTTTCCCCCGATTCGGATTCCGCCGTGCTCGAATTGCGGGATCTGCGTACTGAATTCCGTATCGGTGGCAAATGGCATGCGGCGGTGCGCGACGTTTCCCTGAACGTCAAGCGCAACGAGACCCTGGCGGTGGTCGGCGAGTCGGGCAGCGGCAAGAGTGTCACCGCGCTGTCCATCCTGCGCCTGCTGCCCGCGGCGGGGGCGCGGCACGGCGGCGGCCAGATCCTGCTGGAAGGCCGCGACCTGGCGGTGCTGCCGGAAAAACAGATGGCGCGGCTGCGCGGCGATGCCCTGGCGATGATCTTCCAGGAACCCATGACGTCGCTGAATCCCACCATGCGGGTGGGCGACCAGATCGCGGAAGCCATACGCCAGCATCGCAAGCTCTCCAACAAGGAAGCCCGCGCCGAAGCCTTGCAGGCGCTGGAAGAGGTCAAGATTCCGGCGGCCGCCACTCGCTACGACGATTATCCGCACCAGTTTTCCGGGGGCATGCGCCAGCGGGTGATGATCGCCATGGCGTTGGCCTGCAAGCCCAAGGTGCTGCTGGCCGACGAGCCGACTACCGCGCTGGACGTCACCATCCAGGCGCAGATTCTCAGCCTGCTGGCTGAGTTGAAGACCGTGCGCGGGATGGCCGTGGTGTTCATCACCCATAACCTGGGCGTGGTGGCGCAGATCGCCGACCGCGTTGCGGTGATGTATGCCGGCGAAGTGGTGGAAACGGCGGACGTCGATACCCTGTTCGCCAATCCGACCCATCCGTATACGGAAGCGCTGCTGCGTGCCATGCCGCGGGTGGACACCGATGCGGCGTCCCTGGACCCGATTCCCGGCAGCGTGCCGGCGATCACCGCCATACCGGCCGGCTGTGCCTACGCGCCGCGTTGCCCGCTGCGGCAGCCGGCGTGCGAAGAAGTCCGGCCGGTGTTGAACGATATCGGAGGCGGTCACGCCGTGCGTTGCCTGGTACGCGCACCGGCCCCCCTCCTTGCCAAGGTGCCAGCATGA
- a CDS encoding ABC transporter permease, producing MSAVSSSSTSAPAAVSRRPNVLWQALRRNKLSWVGLGLLLIIVLVAVLAPWIAPHDPLQQNIAYRLDPPSADYWLGTDSYGRDVLSRLIYGARVSLLVGFVAILIAMSIGASLGILAGYVGGLLDQFIMGLVDVLLSFPTLLLGLMVAAMLGASLENLIIAIAITEIAPFVRVARAPTIALKQRDFVEAGRALGFGPFRLMGVHILPNMVSDVVVLGSLWMASAIRTEASLSFIGLGVPPPAATWGAMIREGFENILDAWWLTVFPSLAILLTVLALNLLGDALRDAIDPKLRSEHS from the coding sequence ATGAGCGCCGTTTCCTCTTCCTCGACGTCCGCGCCCGCCGCCGTGTCGCGGCGGCCCAATGTGCTGTGGCAGGCGCTGCGCCGCAACAAGCTTTCGTGGGTGGGCCTGGGCCTGCTGCTGATCATCGTTCTGGTGGCGGTGTTGGCGCCGTGGATCGCCCCGCACGATCCCTTGCAACAGAACATCGCGTATCGGCTGGATCCGCCGTCCGCCGACTACTGGCTGGGCACCGACAGCTACGGCCGTGACGTGCTGTCGCGCCTGATCTACGGGGCGCGTGTCTCGCTGCTGGTCGGTTTCGTCGCCATTTTGATCGCCATGAGCATCGGCGCGTCGCTGGGCATCCTGGCGGGCTACGTGGGCGGACTGCTGGACCAGTTCATCATGGGGCTGGTCGATGTGTTGCTGTCCTTCCCCACTCTGCTGCTTGGGCTGATGGTGGCGGCGATGCTGGGCGCCAGCCTGGAGAACCTGATCATCGCCATTGCCATCACGGAAATCGCGCCTTTCGTGCGGGTGGCGCGAGCGCCGACCATCGCCTTGAAGCAGCGCGACTTCGTCGAAGCTGGGCGCGCTTTGGGATTCGGGCCTTTCCGCCTGATGGGCGTGCACATCCTGCCCAATATGGTTTCCGACGTGGTGGTGCTCGGCTCGCTGTGGATGGCATCGGCCATCCGCACCGAAGCGTCGCTCAGCTTCATCGGGCTTGGCGTGCCGCCCCCCGCCGCGACCTGGGGCGCCATGATACGGGAAGGCTTCGAGAACATTCTGGACGCCTGGTGGCTGACGGTATTCCCCAGCCTGGCCATTCTGTTGACCGTCCTGGCCTTGAACCTGTTGGGTGATGCCTTGCGTGACGCCATCGATCCCAAATTGCGCTCGGAGCATTCGTGA
- a CDS encoding ABC transporter permease, with the protein MMRYAVKRLLLAIPTLLAMLTAVFVLVRLVPGDPAAVMLGDQASADALAALRVRLGLDLPMQVQYLHFLRDMLSGNFGVSMASGRTVLQEVALVLPWTLQLTAASILIGVVFGLPLGTWAALRRNGWPDYLGRVLSLTGLSFPAFVSGILMLLAFSIQLRWFPVIGSTVAGDWTSQLRALVLPAVNLGLIMTAYVMRVTRSSMLGVMGEDYVRTARAKGVRPLRLVMRHGLRNALIPIVTVVGLYFGTLIGNSVLTEIVFNRPGLGKLILGALNARDYTLLQGLMVVFASCVIFVNLLTDLVYGLVDPRVKYQ; encoded by the coding sequence ATGATGCGATATGCGGTCAAGCGCCTGCTGCTGGCCATCCCCACCCTGCTGGCCATGCTGACGGCGGTCTTCGTCCTGGTGCGGCTGGTGCCGGGCGACCCCGCCGCGGTGATGCTGGGCGACCAGGCCAGCGCCGATGCCCTGGCGGCCTTGCGGGTACGCCTGGGCCTTGACCTGCCAATGCAGGTTCAATATTTGCATTTCCTGCGCGACATGCTGTCCGGCAACTTCGGCGTGTCCATGGCGTCGGGCCGCACGGTCCTGCAGGAAGTGGCGCTGGTGCTGCCCTGGACACTGCAGTTGACCGCGGCATCCATCCTGATCGGTGTCGTGTTCGGTTTGCCGCTGGGAACGTGGGCAGCGTTGCGCCGCAATGGCTGGCCCGATTATCTGGGACGAGTTTTGTCGCTGACGGGCCTGTCCTTCCCAGCATTTGTGTCCGGCATCCTGATGTTGCTGGCTTTCTCGATCCAGCTGCGCTGGTTCCCGGTGATCGGCAGCACCGTCGCCGGCGACTGGACCAGCCAGTTGCGCGCCCTGGTTCTGCCGGCCGTCAATCTGGGATTGATCATGACCGCGTACGTCATGCGCGTCACCCGCTCGTCCATGCTGGGCGTGATGGGCGAGGACTATGTGCGCACCGCCCGCGCCAAAGGGGTGCGGCCGCTGCGCCTGGTCATGCGCCACGGCCTGCGCAACGCGCTGATTCCCATCGTCACCGTGGTCGGGCTCTATTTCGGCACGCTGATCGGCAACTCGGTACTGACCGAGATCGTGTTCAACCGGCCGGGGCTGGGCAAACTGATCCTGGGCGCCTTGAACGCCCGCGACTACACGCTGCTGCAAGGGCTGATGGTCGTCTTCGCCTCCTGCGTGATCTTCGTCAATCTGCTGACCGACCTGGTGTATGGGCTGGTCGATCCACGGGTGAAATATCAATGA
- a CDS encoding FAD-binding oxidoreductase — MSSIPSSHPGSQSASAPTPAGRVYDAIVIGGGLHGLSAALHLARGGARVVIVEKHWSGRHASGATAAGVRTLNRDRRELDLSLEAMDMWHAMESIVGDDCGFHANGQICVAENAGALEKLEGRVNGLRADGYTHEDLIGTDELRRLLPDLSHHCLGASIARRDGAADPHRALRAFRRSALQAGVELVEHCGVTAIERQGQDWRVIGEGGRSWTAPAVINAAGAWGARIAALVGDDIPLAAKSSMMMVSERLRPFIKPVVAIMGRSLSFKQSDQGTLVIGGGLQGIPDLDKETSTARMKVLAKGAHAATDLFPSVSNIRIVRVWAGLEAKTEDLLPVVGPSPNAPGVFHAFGFSGHGFELVPVVGATLTDLVLRGSTKRAIQNLTAERLMAQGVDGATQAARAPIDPTVF; from the coding sequence ATGAGCAGTATTCCCAGCAGCCATCCTGGCAGCCAATCCGCCAGCGCTCCGACGCCGGCCGGCAGGGTCTATGACGCCATTGTCATCGGCGGCGGCCTGCATGGCCTGTCTGCCGCGCTGCATCTGGCGCGCGGCGGCGCCCGCGTGGTCATCGTCGAAAAGCACTGGTCGGGCCGCCACGCATCCGGCGCCACCGCCGCGGGGGTTCGCACGCTGAACCGCGACCGTCGTGAGCTGGACCTGTCGCTGGAAGCCATGGACATGTGGCATGCCATGGAATCCATCGTCGGCGACGACTGCGGCTTCCATGCCAATGGCCAGATCTGCGTGGCCGAGAATGCCGGCGCGCTGGAAAAGCTTGAGGGCCGCGTCAACGGCCTGCGCGCCGACGGCTACACCCACGAAGACCTCATCGGCACCGACGAGCTGCGTCGCCTGCTGCCCGACCTCAGCCATCACTGTCTGGGCGCGTCCATCGCCCGGCGTGACGGCGCCGCCGATCCGCATCGAGCCCTGCGCGCCTTCCGCCGCAGCGCCTTGCAGGCAGGCGTGGAACTGGTCGAGCATTGCGGCGTCACCGCCATCGAGCGGCAAGGCCAGGACTGGCGCGTGATCGGTGAAGGCGGCCGGTCCTGGACCGCGCCGGCCGTGATCAACGCCGCCGGTGCCTGGGGCGCGCGTATCGCCGCCTTGGTCGGCGACGACATTCCCCTCGCCGCCAAGTCCTCCATGATGATGGTCAGCGAACGCTTGCGGCCCTTCATCAAGCCGGTGGTGGCCATCATGGGCCGGTCGCTGTCTTTCAAGCAGTCCGACCAGGGCACGCTGGTGATCGGCGGTGGCCTGCAAGGCATCCCGGATCTTGACAAGGAAACGTCCACCGCCCGCATGAAAGTGCTGGCCAAGGGCGCCCATGCCGCCACGGATCTGTTCCCGTCGGTCAGCAACATCCGCATCGTGCGGGTCTGGGCCGGTCTGGAAGCCAAGACCGAAGACCTGTTGCCGGTGGTGGGCCCATCGCCCAACGCGCCCGGCGTGTTCCATGCGTTCGGTTTCTCCGGCCATGGCTTCGAGCTGGTGCCGGTGGTCGGCGCGACCCTGACGGACCTGGTCCTGCGGGGCAGCACCAAGCGGGCGATCCAGAATCTCACGGCCGAACGGCTGATGGCCCAGGGTGTGGACGGGGCGACGCAAGCCGCCAGGGCGCCCATCGACCCGACCGTGTTCTAG
- a CDS encoding FAD/NAD(P)-binding oxidoreductase, translating to MIREFDVVIVGAGPAGMSAAIRLRALGRNVLVVDEQQAPGGQIWRAVETVAATPTGALLGDEYRAGAKLAEAFRRCGAVYEPGTQVWQIEPDWHLYMTRDGKAEGVRARQVLLATGAQERPMPFPGWTLPGVLTVGAAQILLKTSRQVPVQPVWVAGSGPLVLLYMAQLLRAGGKIAGWLDTSPAGAWRRALPYLGDALARAGEINKGLRWMRELRSAGVRRIKGVQEFRALGEGRLQQIEYTLPGGGTQRAPADVLLVHEGVVPSIHMTRALECEHVWSAQQSCFAPKLNEWGCTSRPGLYVAGDGAGIGGATAACARGEIAALGMALDAGALDAGRAQSAAAPLRADLAGMLRLRPMLDAVYPPRPNICSPADETIVCRCEELTAGDIRKAADLGQPGPNQIKSFTRAGMGPCQGRQCGYTIANILAEKQQRPVADVGFYRIRPPLKPLTLGELASLDLEEDVKGAASK from the coding sequence ATGATCCGCGAATTCGATGTCGTGATCGTCGGCGCCGGCCCCGCCGGCATGAGCGCGGCCATCCGCCTGCGCGCGCTGGGCCGCAACGTCCTGGTCGTGGATGAGCAACAGGCGCCCGGCGGGCAGATCTGGCGTGCCGTCGAAACCGTTGCCGCCACGCCCACCGGCGCCCTGCTGGGCGATGAGTATCGCGCCGGCGCCAAGCTGGCCGAAGCCTTCCGCCGCTGTGGCGCGGTCTACGAGCCCGGCACGCAGGTCTGGCAGATCGAGCCGGACTGGCATCTTTATATGACGCGCGACGGCAAGGCCGAAGGCGTGCGGGCCAGGCAGGTGCTGCTGGCCACCGGAGCACAAGAGCGGCCCATGCCCTTCCCGGGCTGGACCCTGCCCGGCGTCCTGACCGTTGGCGCCGCACAGATTCTTTTGAAGACCTCACGCCAGGTGCCGGTCCAGCCCGTCTGGGTGGCGGGCAGCGGCCCCCTGGTGCTGCTGTACATGGCGCAGCTGCTGCGCGCCGGCGGCAAGATCGCCGGCTGGCTCGACACCTCGCCCGCCGGTGCCTGGCGCCGTGCCCTGCCCTATCTGGGCGATGCGCTGGCTCGTGCCGGCGAAATCAACAAGGGCCTGCGCTGGATGCGAGAACTGCGTAGCGCAGGCGTCCGCCGCATCAAGGGCGTGCAGGAATTCCGCGCCCTGGGCGAAGGTCGCCTGCAGCAGATCGAATACACCTTGCCCGGCGGCGGCACGCAACGCGCCCCGGCCGATGTGCTGCTGGTGCACGAAGGCGTGGTGCCGTCCATCCACATGACCCGCGCCTTGGAGTGCGAGCATGTGTGGAGCGCGCAGCAATCCTGCTTCGCCCCCAAGCTGAATGAATGGGGCTGCACCAGCCGTCCTGGTTTGTATGTGGCGGGTGACGGCGCGGGCATAGGCGGCGCCACGGCCGCCTGCGCGCGCGGCGAGATCGCGGCCCTGGGCATGGCCCTGGACGCGGGTGCGCTGGACGCCGGCCGTGCCCAATCCGCTGCCGCGCCCCTGCGCGCCGACCTGGCGGGCATGCTGCGCCTGCGGCCGATGCTGGACGCGGTGTATCCGCCGCGTCCCAATATCTGTTCACCCGCGGATGAAACCATCGTGTGCCGTTGCGAGGAACTGACCGCCGGCGACATCCGCAAGGCCGCGGATTTGGGACAACCCGGTCCCAATCAGATCAAGTCCTTCACCCGCGCCGGCATGGGCCCCTGCCAAGGCCGCCAGTGCGGCTACACCATCGCCAATATCCTGGCGGAGAAACAGCAGCGGCCCGTCGCCGACGTCGGTTTCTACCGCATCCGGCCGCCATTGAAGCCCTTGACCCTGGGCGAACTGGCCAGCCTGGATCTGGAAGAGGACGTGAAGGGAGCCGCTTCAAAATGA
- a CDS encoding (2Fe-2S)-binding protein — translation MFRKLHEPGAQALTLYIDGKPATAEPGETVAAVLLRQDTPASRTTPVQESPRAPYCMMGVCFDCLAIVDGVASTQTCLTTVRDGMRVERQFGKRSVQP, via the coding sequence ATGTTTCGCAAGCTGCATGAACCCGGCGCGCAAGCGCTGACCCTTTATATCGACGGCAAGCCCGCGACCGCCGAGCCCGGCGAAACCGTGGCCGCCGTCCTGCTGCGTCAGGACACGCCCGCTTCCCGCACGACCCCCGTGCAGGAAAGCCCGCGCGCGCCTTACTGCATGATGGGCGTCTGCTTCGATTGCCTGGCGATCGTCGACGGCGTGGCCTCCACCCAGACCTGTCTGACCACGGTGCGCGACGGCATGCGGGTCGAACGCCAGTTCGGCAAACGGAGCGTGCAACCATGA